GTGGACACCTCGGGCACGACGCCGGGCCACATCGACGTGGAGACGGGCGCGGGCGTGCTCACCTGCTTCCCCTCGTATGGCGAGGGCGGGGTGGTGGGCGTGGACATCTCCATGGGCCCCGCCCGGCTGGTCGCGCCCAACCTGCCTTCGGGCGCCACGGGTCAGCCTTTCCTGGACGCCTTCGTGCCGGGCCACCCGCCGCTGCGCGCCTACGCGGTGAGCATGGGCAACCCCCACATGGTCCTCCTGGACCAGCCGCTGGAGGACGCATCGCGGATGGGCCCCCTCCTGGAGGTCCACCCGTCCTGGCCGGACCGCACCAACGTGGAGTTCGTCCGCGTGGACTCGGACGGACTCACCGTGGTTGTCTGGGAGCGGGGCTGCGGCTTGACGCAGGCCTGTGGCACGGGGGCGTGTGCGTCCGCGGTGGCGGCGGTGCTCGCAAAGCGGCTCCCGGCGGATGCCTGGCTGCGCGTCACCCTGCCGGGGGCGACCTGCGCATCCGCGTCCCCGCCGACCTGTCCGACATCCGCCTCCGTGGACCGGTGGCCTTTGTCTTCGAGGGCGTTGTCGCGGTTCCCTCGGGCCGGTAACCTCCCGCGTTCCTCTCGCCCCCAGGTCAGAACGCGCCGTGGCCGGACCCATCCTCGTCGTCGACGACGACCTGTTCTTCCGTCAGCTCGCCAGCGACCTGCTCTCGCGTCATGGGCATCGCGTGGTCGTGGTGGAGAACGCAACGCTCGCGCTCGAAGAGGCGGCCCGTACGCCGTTCGACCTGGTCATCACCGACGTGGTGATGCCGGGGGTGGACGGCTTCGCTCTCACCGCCCGCCTGCGTGAGCGGGACCCGGACCAGGAGGTCATTCTCGTCAGCCAGCGCACCGACCTTCGAGGCTCGGAGATGGCGCTGCGCTCGGGCGCGGCGGACTGCCTCACCAAGCCGGTGGAGGCCCACGACATGCTGCTCGCGGTGGACCGCGCGTTGGAGCGCGCGTCCCTTCGCCGGGAGCGCACGCAGCTTCGCGACGAGAACCTCGAGTTCGCCCGCTTCCACAACCTGCACCAGCGCTGCCTGGAGCTGCTGTCTCATCCCGACCTGGAATGGCTCCAGGAGCGCCTCACCTCCGAGCTGGCGGCCATCTGCGACGCGCAGAGCGCCGCGTTGTGGGTGACGGACGACCGGGGAGATTTGGTGCTGCGCGCCTACCGGGGCCTGCTCGACCGGCAGTTCCTGGCGGAGAAGATGAGCCCGGAGGGGCCGCTCGCCGGACGCCTGCGTGAGGCGCAGCCCTGGTCGGCCCGCGACGAGCGCTCGGCGGTGATGTACGTGCCGCTGGTGGCGTCGGGGGAGGTCGTTGGTCTGGCGCAGCTCTCCGACCCGCTGAGCGGCGACTTCCGTCCCGAGCACGTCCGCGATGCGCGCGTGCTGGCGGACTTCGCCGCGGTGGGCCTGAAGAACGGCCGGAAGATGCTGGCGCTCCAGCGCCTGGGCCTGCGGGACCGCGAGACGGCGGCGTACAACCTCAGCTACTTCACCGACTACGCGTCCAAGGAGATCTACAAGGCGCGGCGGTACGGCCGGACCTTCTCGCTGCTGACCTTCTCCATCGACAACCTGCCGCTGGTGCGCGTGCGCCAGGGTGCGGCGGACGCGAAGAAGGCGGTGCGCGGCATCATCAAGGCGCTCAGCAAAATCATCCGCGACTCGGACGTCATCGCGAAGGCGAGCGACCAGGAGTTCTACCTCCTGCTGCCGGAGACGGACTTCTTCGGCGCGCTGATGTTCGTGCGCCGCGCCGTGGCCGCCGTCCGCGAGGAGCCCGAGGCCATGGAGGTGGAGCAGCGGCTGCCCCTGATGTTGGTGGGCGGCGCCAGCACCTTCCCCAAGGACGGCGAGGACTTCGACGAGCTGGTGCACCGTTGCCGCCGCCGCATGGACGAGCGCCGCGCGTCGCTCCAGCGCCGGTTGATGCTGGACGGGCTGCCCTTCTGGGACGAGGTGGACCTGCTGCTCGGCACGCCCAACAGCCCCCGGCTGCCGGTGGACGAGCGCTCCGAGCCCAGCCGCCGGGGCAAGGTGTCCGACGTCCTCTTCGACGAACTCCAGGCGGAGATTGCCCGGGAGATGATGCGAGACCCGGGCTCGCGAGGGCTGCTCTACGTGGGCGGGCCGGAGATTCGCACGGACCTGCCCATCGCCGCGGGGCTGGAGTCCGCGCCGCCTGACTTGTCGTCGCGCATCTACCTGCTGGGCCGCCGGGTGGACCTGGAGTCGCACCCCGCGCTGACCCCGGTGTTCCTGGAGGGCGACGACCGCATCACGCGGCACGAGTTCATCCTCTGGCTCTCCGAGAACGCGGCGTACGCGCTCATCCAGCGGCGGGGCCACGGCGCGACGTGGGGCTTCCACACCTCGGACACCGCGGTGGTGGACGGGCTCATCTCCAAG
This genomic window from Myxococcus hansupus contains:
- a CDS encoding GGDEF domain-containing response regulator; its protein translation is MAGPILVVDDDLFFRQLASDLLSRHGHRVVVVENATLALEEAARTPFDLVITDVVMPGVDGFALTARLRERDPDQEVILVSQRTDLRGSEMALRSGAADCLTKPVEAHDMLLAVDRALERASLRRERTQLRDENLEFARFHNLHQRCLELLSHPDLEWLQERLTSELAAICDAQSAALWVTDDRGDLVLRAYRGLLDRQFLAEKMSPEGPLAGRLREAQPWSARDERSAVMYVPLVASGEVVGLAQLSDPLSGDFRPEHVRDARVLADFAAVGLKNGRKMLALQRLGLRDRETAAYNLSYFTDYASKEIYKARRYGRTFSLLTFSIDNLPLVRVRQGAADAKKAVRGIIKALSKIIRDSDVIAKASDQEFYLLLPETDFFGALMFVRRAVAAVREEPEAMEVEQRLPLMLVGGASTFPKDGEDFDELVHRCRRRMDERRASLQRRLMLDGLPFWDEVDLLLGTPNSPRLPVDERSEPSRRGKVSDVLFDELQAEIAREMMRDPGSRGLLYVGGPEIRTDLPIAAGLESAPPDLSSRIYLLGRRVDLESHPALTPVFLEGDDRITRHEFILWLSENAAYALIQRRGHGATWGFHTSDTAVVDGLISKLQAEYDLQPY